The genomic interval CGGCCTTCCGCATCCGTGCCGGGACTGTGCCGACTGCCCCGTGCACAAGGATTGGGAGCCGCTCCGCGCCGCATGCCTCGCGTTTCTCGATCGAACGACCCTCGCCCGCCTGGCCGAAGCGGTCCCGGAAAGCCCGAGAACCGTGAGGTGCTCGGGCGCGGCGAAGAGGAACACGCGCGAATGAAGAGGAGAACATAAGCTTGATCGCGTCTCCCCGTCTCGCGGTCTCGGTCCCGGATGAGGGCTACCACCGCCGCCTGATCTCCTGCCAGCAGGCATGCCCGGTCCGCACCGACGCGCGCGGCTACGTCCGAGCGATCGCGCGCGGCGACTTCGAGGAGGCGTACCTCATCGCGCGGGGGCCGAACCCCTTCGCGTCGATCTGCGGAAGGATCTGCGGAGCGCCGTGCGAGGCGGCCTGCCGGCGAGGGACGATCCCTCGCCTCGGCCCGGACAGCGAGTTCCTCGGGGACGACCGCCCGATCGCGATCCGCGCGCTGAAGCGCTTCGCGTGCGAGAGAGCCGGGATCGATGTCCGCCCCTCCGACGCGGTGTGGGAGCCGCTCCGAAACTTCGTACCCAAAGTATCGGCCGGACCGGAGGAGGTCGCCGGCCTTCTTCGCGCCTCCCTCTCGCGGGAGATCGAGCCGGCCTCCGGGGAGAAGGTCGCGATCGTCGGCGCCGGCCCGGCCGGCCTCTCCGCCGCGCACGACCTCGCCCTTCTCGGGTTTCGCCCGGTCGTCTACGAGAGGGAGCCGGTTCCGGCCGGGATGCTCTTCGTCGGCGTCCCCGAGTACCGGCTTCCGCGCGAGCTGATCCGCCGCGAGGTGGCGATGATCGAGGCGATCGGCGTGGAGATCCGAACGGGCACCGGCGTCGGCGATGACGTCTCCTTTCGCGCGCTCCGCGCGGAGCACGCCGCGGTCCTCCTCGCGGTCGGCGCGAAACGGTCGCGTGCGCTCGGCCTTCCCGGCGAGGGGGGTCCCGGCGTCTTCGGAGGGGTCGATCTCCTTCGCGCGGCCGCGCTCGGCGAGCCCTTCCCGATCAGGCGCGAGGTCGTCGTGATCGGCGGGGGGAACGTCGCCTACGACGTCGCGCGCACGGTCCTCCGCCAGGCGGCCTTCGATGCCGCGCGCACCGCGATGCGCCTTCCCGGGCAGCGACGCGTCCGCCTCGTCTCGCTCGAGACCCTCGAGGAGATGCCGGCCGACACGGTCGAGATCCGCGAGGGGGATGAAGAGGGGATCGAGCGGATGAACGGATGGGGTCCGGTCTCGATCGAGCGCGAGGGGGCGGACGTCCGCGCGGTCGTCTTTCGCCGGTGCGTCCGCGTCTACGACGACGAGCGCCGCTTCGCCCCGGTCTTCGACGACGCGGAGAGGATCACCGTCCCGTGCGACACGGTCCTTCTCGCCGTCGGTCAGGCAACCGATCTTTCGTTTCTCGCGGACGGCGGCGGGGACGTCGAGGAGGCGCTCCCCGGATGGCCGAAGGTCGATCCCGAAACGCTCGCGACGACCGCGCCCGGCGTCTTCGTCGCCGGGGATCTCGCGCACGGCACGCGGCTTCTCATCGACGCGGTCGCCTCCGGCAAGAAAGCGGCTCGCTCGATCTACCGGCACATCACCGGCCGCGCGATCGATCACGAGATCGTCGAGACGCATCTCGTGCTCGACCGCTATCGCCGCGAGTCCGGCTACGAGGCGATCCGCCGGGTGGAGATCCCCGCGGCGGAGCCCGAGGAGAGGCTGCGCGATCCGCGCGCGCCCGTCGAGATCGGCTACGACCGCCCCCTCGCGGAGCGGGAGGCTTCTCGCTGCCTCGACTGCGGCGTCACCCCGGTCTTCGACGGAACGCGCTGCGTTCTCTGCGGCGGGTGCGTCGATGTCTGTCCGACCCTCTGCCTCAAGCTGGTTTCGCTGGGCTCGATCGAGCCGACGCCGGATCTCGCGGCCGCGATCGCCGGCACGCTCGGGCCCGGCGCCGAGACATCCCGACACTCCGCGATCTTGAAGGATGAAGAGCGTTGCATCCGGTGCGCGCACTGCGCGATGCGCTGCCCGGTCGACGCGATCACGATGGAGCGCGCGGCCTTCGAGGCCCGGTGGAGGTGCGCATGATCACGAATCCGAAGGACTCGGCCGCCGCGCGCTCGCGGCTCGATCCCGAACCGATCCCGCGCCGAGACTTCCTCGGCCTCGCCGCCGTGTGGGCGGCCGCGACGGCGGCGCTCTTCGCCCTCGGCGGCATCCTCCGCCTCCCGAAGGCGGCGGTCCTCCCCTCGCCGTCGAAGAAATTCCGCGTCGTCCTTCCCGAAACGCTCCCCGAGGGGGAGGCGTTTCTTCCTCCCCGCCGCTCGGTCGCGCTCTTCCGCGACGCGGAAGGGGTCTTTGCGGTCTCAACGATCTGCACGCACCTCGGGTGCATCGTGAAGGCGGAGGCGGACGGCTTCCACTGCCCCTGCCACGGATCCGCCTTCGCGAAGGACGGCGCCGTCCTCCGCGGGCCCGCGCCGAAGGCGCTTCCGTGGCTCGCGGTGACGCGCGAGGGGAGCGGGATCTACGTCGTGGACGAGGGGAAGACGGTCCCGCTGGGAACGAGGGCCGAGGCATGAGCGCAGACGAGCGCGCGCACGGGATGAATCGTTTCCTCGAGAACCTGCGCGCGGCTCCGCGTCTCTTCCGGGAGACCGTCTTCCGCTCCGGCCGTCCGGAAACCGACCGGGCGCGCTCTTCCTTCGTCTTCGGAAGCGTCTTCCTTCATCTTCATTCGGTGCGCGTTCACCGGTGGAGTCTTCGCTGGACCACGACCCTCGGCCTCGGCATCGTCACGCTCTCCGCGTTCGTCATCGCCTCGATCACAGGCGTTCTTCTCATGTTCTATTACAAGCCGTACCCGGATGTCGCGTACGAGACGATCAAGGACATCCACTTCGTCGTTCCGACCGGACGGTTTATCCGGAACATCCATCGGTGGTCGGCGCACGTGATGGTCGTCTCGGTCCTTCTCCACATGGCGCGCGTCTTCTACACCGCGGCCTACCGCGCCCCGCGCGAGTTCAACTGGGTGATCGGAATGCTCCTCCTCGCGACCACCCTCGGGCTCTCCTTCACCGGCTATCTCCTCCCGTGGGATCAGCTCGCGTATTGGGCGATCACGATCGGCGCGAACATCGCCTCCTCGCCGCGCGAGATCACCGATGCGCTCGGGATCACGCGCTTCTTCGATCCGGGGGGGCTGCAAAAGCTCCTTCTCCTCGGCTCCGAGGAGGTCGGCGCGGAATCGCTGATCCGTTTCTACCTGCTTCACGTGATGGTGCTTCCCATCGTTCTTCTTGCGCTTCTGTCGGTCCACTTCTGGCGCATCCGCAAGGACGGCGGCCTTGCGCGCCCGGACGACGCCGACACCAAGCTCGGTCCGCCCGATCGATCGACCTATCCGGTCTTCACGGAGGCGCCGGAGAAGACGTATCACCTCGCGGCGATCGTGCGCGGGAAGAGCCCGCACGTCGGGCGGGGCCCCGAGAAGACGCTCCCCTCGATGCCGCATCTTTTCACTGCTGAAGTAGGTGTGCTTCTTCTCACGGCAGCGCTCTGTATCCTCCTTGCGATCGTCGCCGACGCGCCGCTCAAGGAGCTCGCGAACCCGGCGGTGCCGGAGAACCCGGCCAAGGCGCCGTGGTACTTCCTCGGTCTTCAGGAGCTCGTGTCGCACTCGGCGTTCATGGGCGGGATCGGGATCCCGATGATCGTGATCCTCGGGCTCTCGCTGATTCCGTATCTCGACCGGGAGACGGCGGGGACCGGCGTCTGGTTCGGCGGACCGGGCGGGGCGGGGCTCGCCGGCTTCTCCGCGCTCTTCGCACTCGCGGCGACGATCGGAATCGAAGCGCTCGTGATTCGCTTCGGGTGGCTTCGCCAATGGTGGCCCGAATGCCCGCAGCTTCTCATCACGCTCGTGAACCCGGGGACGATCCTCACGGTCGTCTACGCGCTCTACTCGATCGGACTCGTGCGGCGCTACGACAGCACGCGGGCCGGAGCGCTCGGCCTCTTCACGTGCTTCGCGATCGGGTTCATCGTTCTGACCGTGATCGGGGTCCACTTCCGCGGGCCGAACTGGGACTTCTACTGGTCCCCGTCCGACTGGCCGAGGCACTAGCGATGCGCGCGAACAAGATCCTTCTTCTCGCGGCGTCTCTCGCAACCCTCGCGTTCCTCGTCTGGGCCGCCGCGGAAGAGAACCTCCTCCGCGATTGGCGAGAGCATCAGAAGCGCTATCGTTCGATGCTCCCCGAGGACGCGCGGGGAGAGTTCAGGGTCCAGCTCCGGCAGATCGTCGTTCCCGCGCTCCGAACGACCGACCGATGCGTCACCTGCCACGTCGGGATGGCGCCCGGCGAGCCGGGGATCGCGGGGGACCCGCTCTTCGCGCCGCATCCGGACGTCGTGCACGACCCGGCCGAGTACGGGTGCGTCGTCTGTCACGGCGGACAAGGTCTCGCGACGGAAGAGGCGGACGCGCACGGAACCGCGCCGCATTGGCCCGCGCCGATGATCCCGCGCCGCTACGCGCACGCCGGATGCGGGAGCTGCCATACGCATCTCGCGGTCCCGAGCATCGATCGTTTCGAGCGCGGGAAGCGGCTCTTCGAGCGGCTCGACTGCCTCGCCTGCCACGCGATGGACGGCCGCGGGGGGACGATCCGTCCGGGTGGGGCGGCGGGGATCGCCGCGCCCGATCTCTCCCGGGCCGACGCGTCCGGAACCGACGAATCTTGGTACCTCAAGCACCTCGCGGCCCACGAGGAAGCCGCGGACGGTCCGTGGCGCGCCTCCTTCGGGCCGATCGCCGAAGAGGATCGCGAGGCGATCGAGACGTACCTCGCCTCGCGCGTCAGCGCGCCGGGTCTCGTCGAGGCGAAGGCGCTCTTTCACTCGCTCGGATGCCGCGGTTGCCACAAGGTCGGCGGCGTCGGGGGGGACGACGGCCCCGACCTCACGCAGGCGGGAGAGCGCGACCCGGGGCAGACCGACTTCTCTGCGGTCGAAGGCGCGCGCGACCTCGCGGCCTGGTTCGCGGAGCACTTGCGCGCCCCCGCCTCGGTCGTTCCGGAATCGCAGATGCCGGCGCTCGGTCTTTCGGAGGAAGAGATCGATCGCCTCGTCTTCTTCACCTTCTCCCTTCGCCGGAGCCCTTTCCCGGAAGCGTACTGGCCGATCGATCGGATCCGCGCGGAGCGCTTCGGCGAGCGCGAGTTCGCCGGCGACGGCGCGACGCTCTACGGGACCTTCTGCGCCGCCTGTCACGGAGATCGAGGCCAGGGGATGCGCTACGCCGGGATGCTTCCCTTCCCCGCGATCGCGAACGAAGATTTCCTTTCGATCGCAAGCGACTCATTGATTCGTCAAACGATCCGGCGCGGGCGCGCCGGGCGGCGGATGCCGGCCTGGGGAGACGCCGAAGGGGGGCTTCGCCCGGTCGAGATTGAGCGGATCGTCCGGCACCTCCGCGATCTCGGGGGAGTCGAGGCGCCGGAGGAGACGGGGCCCGCGCGCTGGGCGAAGGGGGACGCGGCGGAAGGAGCGCGCCTCTACTCCGCTTCGTGCGCCGGCTGCCACGGCGGAACCGGCGCCGGCGCCGAGGGGCCTTCCCTCGCCGACCCGGTCCTTCTCGGATCTGCGACTGACACGTACCTCGCGGAGACGATCGCGCGCGGAAGACGCGGGACAACGATGGAGGCGTTCGCGCGTCCCTCGACCACGCGCCCCGCCTACTCGCGAGAAGAAATCGAATCGATCGTGACGTTTCTACGAACTTGGGAGAAGAGATCATGACGGCGAATCGAGACATCACGCGGAGACGTTTCTTGCAGGCGAGCGCCGCGGCCGGGCTCGGCGCCTTCGTCGCGTCCGCCACGCGCGCATGGGGCTTGGACGCGATCGACAATCCCCTCGCCCATTATCCGGACCGCGGGTGGGAGGAAGCCTATCGCGATCTCTGGCGGTACGACTCGACCTTCACGTTTCTATGCGCGCCGAACGACACGCACAATTGTCTTCTCAACGCGTACGTCCGCTCCGGGGTCGTCGTACGAATCGGCCCGACGATGAAGTACGGCCTCGCGCGCGATCTCGACGGGAACGGATCCTCGCACCGGTGGGATCCGCGCGTTTGCCAGAAGGGTCTCGCCCTCACGCGCCGCTTCTACGGCGACCGCCGCCTTCGCCACCCGATGGTGCGCGCTGGTTTTCGCCGGTGGGTCGAGGCCGGCTTCCCGCGCGGCGCCGACGGCCGCCCGCCGACCGAATACATGAACCGCGGGCGAGACAAATGGGAACGGACGACGCACGCGGAGGCGGCCGCCCTCGCCGCCGCAGCGCTCGCGAACATCGCCGAAACATATTCGGGCGAGCGCGGAGTGGAGCGTCTCCGCGCGCAGCGTTATGAGGAAGAGATGATCGCCGCGACGAAGGGGGCCGGAACGCAGACGCTCAAGTTCCGAGGCGGGATGCCCCTTCTCGGAATCACGCGCGTCTTCGGCCTGTACCGCTTCGCGAACTCGATGGCCCTGCTCGACGCGAAGATCCGCGGCGTCTCACCCGACCAGGCGCTCGGGGGGCGCGGTTTCGACAACTACTCGTGGCACACCGACCTTCCGCCCGGACACCCGATGGTGACCGGACAGCAGACGGTCGAGTTCGATCTCTCCGCGGTGGAGCATGCGCGCATGGTCGTCGTGTGGGGGATGAATTGGGTCACAACGAAAATGCCGGACGCGCACTGGCTCACCGAAGCGCGTCTCCAGGGGACGAAGGTCGTCGTGATCGCGTGCGAGTACTCCTCGACCAGCTCGAAAGCGGACGAGGCGATCGTCGTCCGCCCCGGAACGACGCCCGCGCTCGCGCTCGGCCTCGCCCACGTCGTCCTTCGCGACAAGATCTACGACGCCGACTACGTCCGTCGATGGACCGATCTTCCGATTCTCGTTCGAACGGACACGCTCAAGTACCTCCGCGCCGCCGATGTGTTCGGCGGCTCCCCCGCGGATCTCGGCAACCAGACGCGCGTGCTCGGAGCGAACGAGAAGGCGCCAGCCCCCGGCGCGCAGCGCGACATGCTGATCCCCGAGGCGATGCGGAAGGAGTGGGGCGACTTCGTCTGGTGGGACACGCGCGCGGGCGCTCCTCGAGCTCTCACGCGCGACGAGGTCGGCCGGCTCTCGGGAGTCGGCGAGCCGCTTCTCGAGGGGTCGGTCGACGTTCGGCTCACGAACGGATCGACCGTTCGATGCCGGAGCGTCTTCGATCTCGTCCGCGAGTACGCCGCCCACTTCGATCCGAAGACGGTCGAGGAGATGACGTGGGCACCGGCCGCATCGGTCGAACGGCTCGCGG from Candidatus Eisenbacteria bacterium carries:
- a CDS encoding ubiquinol-cytochrome c reductase iron-sulfur subunit gives rise to the protein MITNPKDSAAARSRLDPEPIPRRDFLGLAAVWAAATAALFALGGILRLPKAAVLPSPSKKFRVVLPETLPEGEAFLPPRRSVALFRDAEGVFAVSTICTHLGCIVKAEADGFHCPCHGSAFAKDGAVLRGPAPKALPWLAVTREGSGIYVVDEGKTVPLGTRAEA
- a CDS encoding c-type cytochrome, encoding MRANKILLLAASLATLAFLVWAAAEENLLRDWREHQKRYRSMLPEDARGEFRVQLRQIVVPALRTTDRCVTCHVGMAPGEPGIAGDPLFAPHPDVVHDPAEYGCVVCHGGQGLATEEADAHGTAPHWPAPMIPRRYAHAGCGSCHTHLAVPSIDRFERGKRLFERLDCLACHAMDGRGGTIRPGGAAGIAAPDLSRADASGTDESWYLKHLAAHEEAADGPWRASFGPIAEEDREAIETYLASRVSAPGLVEAKALFHSLGCRGCHKVGGVGGDDGPDLTQAGERDPGQTDFSAVEGARDLAAWFAEHLRAPASVVPESQMPALGLSEEEIDRLVFFTFSLRRSPFPEAYWPIDRIRAERFGEREFAGDGATLYGTFCAACHGDRGQGMRYAGMLPFPAIANEDFLSIASDSLIRQTIRRGRAGRRMPAWGDAEGGLRPVEIERIVRHLRDLGGVEAPEETGPARWAKGDAAEGARLYSASCAGCHGGTGAGAEGPSLADPVLLGSATDTYLAETIARGRRGTTMEAFARPSTTRPAYSREEIESIVTFLRTWEKRS
- a CDS encoding cytochrome b N-terminal domain-containing protein → MNRFLENLRAAPRLFRETVFRSGRPETDRARSSFVFGSVFLHLHSVRVHRWSLRWTTTLGLGIVTLSAFVIASITGVLLMFYYKPYPDVAYETIKDIHFVVPTGRFIRNIHRWSAHVMVVSVLLHMARVFYTAAYRAPREFNWVIGMLLLATTLGLSFTGYLLPWDQLAYWAITIGANIASSPREITDALGITRFFDPGGLQKLLLLGSEEVGAESLIRFYLLHVMVLPIVLLALLSVHFWRIRKDGGLARPDDADTKLGPPDRSTYPVFTEAPEKTYHLAAIVRGKSPHVGRGPEKTLPSMPHLFTAEVGVLLLTAALCILLAIVADAPLKELANPAVPENPAKAPWYFLGLQELVSHSAFMGGIGIPMIVILGLSLIPYLDRETAGTGVWFGGPGGAGLAGFSALFALAATIGIEALVIRFGWLRQWWPECPQLLITLVNPGTILTVVYALYSIGLVRRYDSTRAGALGLFTCFAIGFIVLTVIGVHFRGPNWDFYWSPSDWPRH
- a CDS encoding FAD-dependent oxidoreductase: MIASPRLAVSVPDEGYHRRLISCQQACPVRTDARGYVRAIARGDFEEAYLIARGPNPFASICGRICGAPCEAACRRGTIPRLGPDSEFLGDDRPIAIRALKRFACERAGIDVRPSDAVWEPLRNFVPKVSAGPEEVAGLLRASLSREIEPASGEKVAIVGAGPAGLSAAHDLALLGFRPVVYEREPVPAGMLFVGVPEYRLPRELIRREVAMIEAIGVEIRTGTGVGDDVSFRALRAEHAAVLLAVGAKRSRALGLPGEGGPGVFGGVDLLRAAALGEPFPIRREVVVIGGGNVAYDVARTVLRQAAFDAARTAMRLPGQRRVRLVSLETLEEMPADTVEIREGDEEGIERMNGWGPVSIEREGADVRAVVFRRCVRVYDDERRFAPVFDDAERITVPCDTVLLAVGQATDLSFLADGGGDVEEALPGWPKVDPETLATTAPGVFVAGDLAHGTRLLIDAVASGKKAARSIYRHITGRAIDHEIVETHLVLDRYRRESGYEAIRRVEIPAAEPEERLRDPRAPVEIGYDRPLAEREASRCLDCGVTPVFDGTRCVLCGGCVDVCPTLCLKLVSLGSIEPTPDLAAAIAGTLGPGAETSRHSAILKDEERCIRCAHCAMRCPVDAITMERAAFEARWRCA